From the Priestia aryabhattai genome, one window contains:
- a CDS encoding ABC transporter substrate-binding protein: MAFKMKKWPLAAGILSATLLFSTACSNESASGNKKSGGDQVVVDVFQGKVEIADQLKALTDQYTKEHPNVKFNIQTVGGGADGAAALKAQFASGNAPDLFTNGGYQEAKTWKNKLEDLSDQPWVKDAYDNTLTPMTMDGKVYGQPISLEGYGFTYNKKLFKKAGIKELPKTYSELEAAAKKLKAAGITPFSIGYGEWWVLGNHGLNIPFASQKDPDAFINGLNDGSTKIAGNEQFKQYVKLLDLTVKYGNKNSLTTDYNTQVTKFANGEAAMIQQGNWIQPMLDKITPNMDVGILPMPLSDDAAVSDKLAIDVPSNWVIHKQAPAADKKAAKDFLNWMVTSKEGQKALVEDFKYIPAFKSIEAKDIGPLGEELLKYSKDQKTLPWEWTKFPEGVTQKFGADVQEYIGGQTSEDELLKSLDKRWAELK; the protein is encoded by the coding sequence ATGGCATTTAAAATGAAAAAATGGCCTTTAGCGGCAGGGATTTTATCGGCTACGCTTTTATTTTCAACCGCATGTTCAAACGAAAGCGCATCGGGGAATAAAAAAAGCGGCGGAGATCAAGTGGTAGTAGATGTATTTCAAGGAAAAGTAGAAATTGCAGATCAGTTAAAAGCTCTAACTGACCAGTATACAAAAGAACATCCAAACGTAAAATTTAATATCCAAACGGTGGGTGGAGGAGCTGATGGCGCAGCTGCTTTAAAAGCGCAGTTTGCTTCAGGTAATGCGCCTGACCTTTTCACAAACGGCGGATATCAAGAGGCAAAAACATGGAAAAATAAATTAGAAGATTTATCAGACCAGCCTTGGGTAAAAGATGCATACGATAACACACTTACGCCCATGACGATGGACGGTAAAGTATATGGACAGCCGATCAGTCTTGAAGGCTACGGATTTACATATAACAAAAAGCTGTTCAAAAAAGCAGGAATTAAAGAACTTCCAAAAACGTATTCAGAATTAGAAGCAGCGGCTAAAAAACTAAAAGCTGCCGGGATTACGCCATTTTCTATCGGCTACGGCGAGTGGTGGGTACTTGGAAATCACGGCTTAAATATTCCATTTGCCAGTCAAAAAGATCCGGATGCTTTCATCAATGGATTAAATGACGGCAGCACTAAAATCGCAGGAAACGAGCAGTTCAAGCAATATGTAAAGCTGCTTGATTTAACGGTGAAATACGGAAACAAAAATTCATTAACGACGGATTACAACACGCAAGTAACGAAGTTTGCGAATGGTGAAGCAGCGATGATTCAGCAAGGAAACTGGATTCAGCCAATGCTTGATAAAATTACGCCGAACATGGATGTAGGTATTCTACCTATGCCGTTAAGCGACGATGCAGCTGTATCTGACAAGCTTGCAATCGATGTTCCAAGCAACTGGGTTATTCACAAACAAGCACCGGCGGCAGATAAAAAAGCAGCAAAAGACTTCTTAAATTGGATGGTCACATCTAAAGAAGGTCAAAAAGCGCTAGTAGAAGACTTCAAGTACATTCCAGCCTTTAAATCAATTGAAGCAAAAGACATTGGACCTTTAGGCGAAGAACTTCTTAAATATTCAAAAGATCAAAAAACGCTCCCTTGGGAATGGACAAAATTCCCTGAAGGCGTAACGCAAAAATTCGGAGCGGATGTACAAGAATACATCGGCGGCCAAACATCTGAAGATGAACTATTAAAATCATTAGATAAAAGATGGGCTGAACTGAAGTAA
- a CDS encoding YnfA family protein, producing the protein MIKAIFLFILAGLAEIGGGYLIWQWLREGASSLLGLLGGIALVLYGIIATWQSFPDFGRVYAAYGGIFIVLSLFWAWWVDKKMPDTYDWIGGLVCLIGVAVMLWPRS; encoded by the coding sequence ATGATTAAAGCAATTTTTCTTTTTATCCTGGCGGGTCTTGCTGAAATTGGCGGAGGCTATCTTATTTGGCAGTGGCTGCGCGAAGGAGCTTCAAGCTTGTTAGGGCTGCTAGGCGGTATTGCTTTGGTGTTATACGGTATCATAGCCACGTGGCAGTCATTCCCGGACTTTGGGCGTGTATATGCAGCGTACGGCGGTATTTTTATTGTTTTAAGCTTGTTTTGGGCGTGGTGGGTTGATAAAAAAATGCCCGATACATACGATTGGATTGGCGGACTTGTGTGTCTAATTGGCGTAGCGGTTATGCTTTGGCCGAGAAGTTAA
- a CDS encoding MBL fold metallo-hydrolase yields MSLDNKVIRIELPTPFPIGPVNVFLLKAEKLTLIDAGMKTKEAWNVFEEALRKEGYEVKDIGQVILTHQHPDHTGFLEWLPGDIPVYGHKLVEPWIYQDEEFVQQHSELYRNFLREFGVSHDEMDEWLRKATAAIQVHSPKGQKLAGYLKEGDTLPYASDWEVIETPGHSLSQLMFYNRKEKVAFGGDHILPKVPSNPYLEPTIQNPKPTPLLDYLASLEKTLNCDIDLIYSGHGEPLSDIHSLIMDRIQKQHKWALRVLQAMGEGKKTTLEVSAAFFPDMYKKAPDFIFSEVYGQLTYLEKEGYVELTKNEDGVLLWEATRVLVSQS; encoded by the coding sequence ATGAGTTTAGATAATAAAGTGATACGAATTGAGCTGCCTACACCATTTCCAATTGGACCAGTTAATGTGTTTTTATTAAAAGCAGAAAAGTTAACGTTAATCGATGCAGGTATGAAAACAAAAGAAGCGTGGAACGTTTTTGAAGAGGCATTACGTAAAGAAGGATATGAAGTAAAAGACATTGGACAAGTTATTCTTACTCATCAGCATCCGGATCACACTGGATTTTTAGAATGGCTGCCGGGTGATATACCGGTTTACGGCCATAAGCTTGTGGAGCCTTGGATTTACCAAGATGAAGAGTTTGTTCAGCAGCATAGCGAGCTATATCGTAATTTTCTTAGAGAGTTTGGAGTCAGTCATGATGAAATGGACGAATGGCTTCGTAAAGCAACGGCTGCCATTCAAGTACATTCACCTAAAGGGCAGAAGCTAGCGGGGTATTTAAAAGAAGGAGATACACTTCCGTATGCGAGTGATTGGGAAGTGATTGAAACGCCGGGACATTCCTTGAGTCAGCTGATGTTTTACAATCGGAAAGAAAAAGTTGCGTTTGGCGGAGATCATATTTTGCCAAAAGTACCGTCAAATCCATATTTAGAGCCGACGATTCAAAATCCTAAGCCAACACCGCTATTGGACTACTTAGCGTCTCTTGAAAAAACGTTAAACTGCGACATTGATCTGATTTACAGCGGACATGGTGAACCGCTTAGCGACATTCATTCTTTAATTATGGATCGTATTCAAAAGCAGCATAAATGGGCGCTGCGCGTGTTACAAGCGATGGGTGAAGGGAAGAAAACAACGCTTGAAGTAAGCGCTGCTTTTTTCCCGGATATGTATAAAAAAGCACCGGACTTTATTTTCTCAGAAGTGTACGGTCAGCTTACGTATTTAGAAAAAGAAGGCTACGTTGAATTAACAAAAAATGAAGACGGCGTCTTACTGTGGGAAGCTACACGTGTGCTTGTTTCTCAGTCATAA
- the htpX gene encoding protease HtpX, with the protein MLKRISLFIFVNILVLITITTITSLLGVQGYIGSSGYGGLLAFSVIAGFSGAIISLMMSRVMAKWMMGVQVIDERSPQGEYERFVLEETHRLASVAGLRKMPQVGIYHSAEVNAFATGPSKRRSLVAVSSGMLERMDRDAISGVIAHEIAHIKSGDMVTTTLLQGVLNTFVIFFSRLVAKVVSNFVREEFAMVVYFLTSIVFEILFSILSSPIIFWHSRRREFKADELAAKLGGKEKMIYALESLRHTTSLVDDRQKSIAAFKISGKEKFSRLFSTHPPLEKRIERLHSL; encoded by the coding sequence GTGCTAAAACGAATTTCACTGTTTATTTTCGTTAATATTTTAGTATTAATTACAATCACAACGATTACATCTTTATTAGGTGTTCAAGGCTATATAGGAAGCAGCGGTTACGGCGGCTTGCTGGCATTTAGCGTAATTGCCGGCTTCAGCGGGGCGATTATTTCTCTCATGATGTCACGAGTGATGGCAAAATGGATGATGGGTGTTCAAGTTATTGATGAACGTTCTCCTCAAGGTGAATACGAACGATTTGTTTTAGAAGAAACGCACCGACTTGCATCTGTTGCAGGGCTAAGAAAAATGCCTCAGGTCGGAATTTATCACTCGGCGGAAGTTAACGCTTTTGCAACGGGGCCAAGTAAAAGACGTTCACTTGTTGCGGTTTCAAGCGGAATGCTTGAACGCATGGACCGCGATGCGATCAGCGGCGTTATCGCCCACGAAATAGCGCATATTAAAAGCGGTGATATGGTAACAACTACGCTGCTGCAAGGAGTATTAAATACATTCGTTATTTTCTTCTCTCGTTTAGTAGCCAAAGTGGTGTCAAACTTTGTTCGAGAAGAGTTTGCGATGGTTGTCTATTTCCTTACATCCATTGTATTTGAGATTCTCTTTAGTATTTTAAGCAGCCCGATTATCTTCTGGCATTCAAGAAGACGTGAATTCAAGGCCGATGAGCTTGCAGCTAAACTCGGAGGAAAAGAAAAGATGATTTATGCGTTAGAATCGCTTCGTCATACTACTTCATTAGTAGATGACCGTCAAAAATCAATTGCTGCTTTTAAAATTAGCGGTAAAGAAAAGTTTTCACGCTTATTCTCTACTCACCCGCCGCTTGAAAAACGCATTGAGCGCTTGCATTCACTATAA
- the plsY gene encoding glycerol-3-phosphate 1-O-acyltransferase PlsY, which produces MNVLTNTIIILLAYLIGSIPFALVIGKGFYKTDVRKHGSGNLGATNTFRTLGKKAGIIVLIGDIAKGSLAVCLPLIMNSHLHMLVPGFIAILGHSYPVFAKFKGGKSVATAAGVFLAFSPLAFILGILAFLISLKISKYVSLSSPIGALVAFLTSIYVGDVALMVFAAIIFVFITWKHIKNFKRIKLGTEPKVIF; this is translated from the coding sequence ATGAACGTACTAACAAACACTATAATTATCTTATTAGCTTATTTAATTGGATCAATTCCTTTTGCTTTAGTGATTGGAAAGGGCTTTTACAAAACCGATGTTCGTAAGCACGGAAGCGGCAACTTAGGAGCCACTAATACCTTTCGTACTTTAGGAAAGAAAGCAGGTATTATAGTATTGATCGGTGATATAGCAAAAGGCTCGCTAGCTGTCTGTTTACCGCTTATTATGAATAGCCACTTACATATGCTTGTCCCTGGATTTATTGCTATTCTTGGACATAGCTATCCGGTTTTTGCAAAGTTTAAAGGAGGAAAATCTGTAGCAACTGCCGCTGGTGTATTCCTTGCATTTTCACCATTAGCTTTCATTCTAGGGATTCTTGCTTTTTTAATTTCTTTAAAAATTTCCAAATACGTATCCCTATCTTCACCTATTGGCGCATTGGTTGCCTTTTTAACATCAATCTATGTAGGCGATGTAGCATTAATGGTATTTGCAGCCATTATTTTTGTTTTCATTACATGGAAGCATATAAAAAACTTCAAACGCATTAAGTTAGGTACAGAACCTAAGGTTATTTTTTAA